A DNA window from Paralichthys olivaceus isolate ysfri-2021 chromosome 11, ASM2471397v2, whole genome shotgun sequence contains the following coding sequences:
- the LOC138412000 gene encoding WD repeat-containing protein on Y chromosome-like, protein MLTPSDITKIAKAIDTDCCSGSKQQLDFTKFCALLKPISLSDDEIKVLYKQIGTSHDQTVDSYQVLNFLVNRKLAYQRLYFGALFPKPFEIVPVDHFKNIVCVLFHPFEDESNHDYDQQVSTEQNRAFKKGKYLSISSDGVLNLWTDRFDSKQTIPLCKMKKETCLFSNHKKMRVKDMVYIKELKQLAISTTDREVLFYDCDCNSDINSDPVISHSLTVDKIVNVMSYWSNETKAVFSFGDTEGYLFVFISYTIQTNGFFCQDLFKKTSLQYPSAHVSSLLNKPSDHLCVKVHNFYDACSQIQYFPLLDKFVTLSGSSRVMVLTSLNTSNGTTVSQRFESRGDQKYFVCAEHASSCGYIVTGGTDGLLRLWLPHRKLSCVRSLTGHVKPIIYIKFNPKDRVVLSLSEDMNVRVWTESWQCIQSFQVHGMEQAPMASACYNIHNNELILTNSDIRKCLGRGTDVYQSTLTSHDMPLCSALYHSHYKQVISVCQNGVVTVWDVLTGKAVMQFDVTPHKREAITAMSFDEPQERLVTISWDGKVRLWNFNSGMELAVLPVTLPNQVTGIVCTKNRIFVSTKDSKIIYDLDLVGDYNRLLEHPYLSDISSMDNHENTLVAASNNKKVVVWDASSGETLYWLDTRTSPQTHLAFKKAQGQIRSLREENKKKRGGVIDTGLIHPQIRYTSMTGAKSEVEINHLVTCLRARENTCTTATLLTTADGYIYAWSAKSKGGLLGKFMAVNDEDATIIIMSADVSGRTLLTGESTGKICLWDIQEFGFNKQTDEGPFEDINGSRVPLYQPPLLGSWQSHHKALVSAVRDLTGEHIVTAGLDHNVQLWTNTGCCRGVFGRNQWDVSQPCENLPEGRIGNTTDSRTDTAHITSI, encoded by the coding sequence ATGTTGACTCCTTCAGATATTACAAAGATTGCAAAGGCAATTGATACAGATTGCTGCTCTGGATCCAAACAGCAGCTGGATTTTACGAAATTTTGTGCATTACTGAAGCCAATTTCTTTGAGTGACGATGAGATCAAGGTCCTCTACAAACAGATTGGCACAAGCCATGACCAAACCGTGGACAGTTATCAGGTGCTAAACTTTCTTGTGAATAGAAAACTAGCATATCAAAGATTGTATTTTGGAGCGCTCTTTCCTAAACCTTTCGAAATTGTACCGGTGGATCACTTCAAAAACATAGTTTGTGTGTTATTCCATCCCTTCGAGGATGAAAGCAATCACGATTATGATCAACAGGTTTCCACAGAACAGAACAGGGCTTTCAAGAAAGGTAAATACCTCTCAATTAGCTCAGATGGTGTCCTCAACTTGTGGACTGACAGGTTtgacagcaaacaaacaattcctttatgcaaaatgaaaaaggaaacatgtcTTTTCTCGAACCACAAGAAAATGCGTGTTAAAGACATGGTCTACATCAAAGAACTCAAACAGTTGGCTATCTCCACAACTGACAGGGAAGTGTTGTTCTACGACTGTGATTGTAACTCAGATATCAACTCAGACCCTGTAATCAGTCACTCTCTAACAGTGGACAAAATAGTGAATGTCATGAGCTACTGGTCCAATGAAACAAAAGCAGTGTTTTCCTTTGGTGATACAGAAGgctatttgtttgtgtttatctccTACACGATACAGACAAATGGCTTTTTCTGCCAAGATTTGTTTAAGAAAACCTCTCTGCAGTATCCAAGTGCTCATGTTTCCTCCTTGTTGAACAAACCCTCTGATCACTTGTGTGTTAAAGTGCACAACTTTTATGATGCATGCAGTCAGATCCAATACTTTCCATTGCTTGACAAATTTGTCACCTTAAGTGGTTCCTCCAGGGTGATGGTCCTCACATCCCTCAACACCTCAAATGGTACCACAGTCTCACAAAGATTTGAAAGCAGAGGAGATCAAAAGTATTTTGTGTGCGCTGAACACGCCTCTTCATGTGGGTATATAGTGACTGGTGGTACTGATGGATTACTGCGGCTGTGGTTACCACACAGAAAGTTGTCCTGTGTGCGTTCACTAACAGGACATGTCAAACCCATCATTTACATTAAGTTTAATCCTAAGGACAGAGTAGTCCTAAGTTTGTCCGAGGACATGAATGTTCGTGTGTGGACAGAGAGCTGGCAGTGTATTCAAAGCTTCCAGGTTCATGGTATGGAACAAGCCCCAATGGCCAGTGCGTGTTATAACATACACAACAATGAGCTCATCCTGACTAACTCagacataagaaaatgtcttggAAGAGGAACAGATGTTTATCAAAGCACATTAACATCCCATGACATGCCCCTGTGCTCTGCACTCTATCACAGCCATTACAAACAAGTCATTTCTGTCTGCCAGAATGGTGTGGTGACAGTGTGGGATGTTTTAACAGGAAAGGCTGTGATGCAGTTTGATGTAACTCCACACAAACGTGAGGCAATCACTGCCATGTCATTTGATGAACCACAGGAGAGACTAGTCACGATTTCATGGGATGGGAAAGTGAGACTGTGGAACTTTAACAGTGGAATGGAGCTTGCCGTTCTCCCCGTGACTCTGCCAAACCAAGTGACAGGCATTGTTTGCACCAAAAACAGGATATTTGTGTCAACAAAGGACTCCAAGATAATTTATGACCTGGATTTGGTGGGAGACTACAACAGACTTTTGGAGCATCCATATTTAAGTGACATTTCCTCCATGGATAACCATGAAAACACACTGGTTGCTGCCtccaacaataaaaaagtaGTTGTCTGGGATGCCAGCAGTGGCGAGACTCTCTACTGGCTTGATACCAGAACAAGCCCTCAAACTCACTTGGCATTTAAAAAAGCTCAAGGCCAGATCAGGAGTCTCagagaagagaataagaagAAGCGAGGAGGTGTCATAGACACTGGATTAATTCATCCACAAATAAGATATACAAGTATGACAGGGGCAAAATCAGAAGTGGAAATCAATCATCTTGTTACATGTCTGAGGGCTAGGGAGAACACTTGTACCACAGCCACATTGCTGACCACTGCAGATGGCTACATCTATGCCTGGTCTGCCAAAAGCAAGGGAGGTCTGTTGGGAAAGTTCATGGCTGTAAATGATGAAGATGCAACCATTATCATCATGTCAGCTGATGTCAGTGGACGGACACTTTTGACTGGTGAAAGTACTGGGAAGATTTGTCTGTGGGACATTCAGGAATTTGGGTttaataaacagacagacgAAGGGCCATTTGAGGATATAAATGGGTCGCGTGTGCCACTCTATCAGCCTCCACTGCTGGGCTCTTGGCAATCTCATCATAAAGCGCTTGTGAGTGCTGTGAGGGATCTCACTGGTGAACACATAGTTACTGCAGGTTTGGACCACAATGTTCAGTTGTGGACAAATACAGGCTGCTGCAGAGGCGTCTTTGGGAGAAACCAATGGGATGTCTCACAACCATGCGAGAACCTACCAGAAGGACGAATAGGGAATACCACAGACAGCAGGACAGACACAGCCCACATCACCAGCATCTGA
- the ckmb gene encoding creatine kinase, muscle b → MAKNCHNDYKMKFSLDEEFPDLSLHNNHMAKVLTKEIYGKLRGKSTPSGFTVDDVIQTGVDNPGHPFIMTVGCVAGDEESYEYFKELLDPIISDRHGGYKPTDKHKTDLNFEHLKGGDDLDPNYVLSSRVRTGRSIKGFTLPPHNSRGERRGIEKLSIEALASLDGEFKGKYYPLNGMTEAEQDQLINDHFLFDKPVSPLLTCAGMARDWPDGRGIWHNDNKTFLVWVNEEDHLRVISMQKGGNMKEVFRRFCVGLQKIEEIFKKHNHGFMWSEHLGYILTCPSNLGTGLRGGVHVKLAKLSTHPKFEEILTRLRLQKRGTGGVDTASVGGVFDISNADRLGSSEVDQVQLVVDGVKLMVEMEKKLEKGESIDGMIPAQK, encoded by the exons ATGGCAAAGAACTGTCATAACGACTATAAAATGAAGTTCTCCCTGGACGAGGAGTTCCCCGACTTGTCTCTGCACAACAACCACATGGCCAAG GTGCTGACCAAGGAAATCTATGGCAAGCTGAGGGGAAAGTCCACCCCCAGCGGCTTCACAGTGGATGATGTCATCCAGACTGGTGTTGATAACCCTG GTCACCCCTTCATCATGACCGTGGGCTGCGTTGCCGGTGATGAGGAGTCCTACGAGTACTTCAAGGAACTGTTGGACCCCATCATCTCCGACCGTCACGGCGGATACAAGCCCACCGACAAGCACAAGACCGACCTGAACTTCGAACACCTGAAG GGTGGTGATGACCTGGACCCCAACTACGTGCTGTCCAGCCGTGTGCGTACCGGCCGCAGCATCAAGGGATTCACCCTGCCCCCCCACAACAGCCGTGGAGAGCGCAGAGGCATTGAGAAGCTGTCCATTGAGG CTCTGGCCAGCCTGGACGGTGAGTTCAAGGGAAAGTACTACCCCCTGAACGGCATGACCGAGGCAGAGCaggatcagctgatcaatgatcacttcctgtttgacaaGCCTGTGTCCCCACTGCTGACCTGCGCTGGTATGGCCCGTGACTGGCCCGATGGCAGAGGCATCTg GCACAACGACAACAAGACCTTCTTGGTCTGGGTGAACGAGGAGGATCACCTGCGTGTCATCTCCATGCAGAAGGGAGGCAACATGAAGGAGGTCTTCAGGCGCTTCTGCGTCGGCCTGCAGAAG ATTGAGGAGATTTTCAAGAAGCACAACCACGGCTTCATGTGGAGCGAGCATCTTGGCTATATCCTGACCTGCCCCTCAAACCTGGGAACTGGCCTGCGTGGTGGCGTGCACGTCAAGCTTGCCAAGCTCTCCACACACCCCAAGTTCGAGGAGATCCTCACCAGGCTACGTCTGCAGAAGCGTGGCACAG GTGGTGTGGACACAGCCTCCGTGGGTGGTGTGTTTGACATCTCCAACGCCGATCGTCTGGGCTCCTCTGAGGTGGATCAGGTCCAGCTGGTGGTTGATGGTGTCAAGCTGATGGTTGAGATGGAAAAGAAGCTGGAGAAGGGAGAGTCCATTGATGGCATGATCCCTGCCCAGAAGTAA